A genome region from candidate division KSB1 bacterium includes the following:
- a CDS encoding SoxR reducing system RseC family protein — translation MQEHGKIIKCDGREAVVEIEQGEQCKHCNACHMFGESKMRLTAHNGIDAQPGDHVTVVVEPRFVLTSSFLIFIFPILAMIAGYFVGQTFSQSPDERFGILGAFAGLLMALGFNRMVNRTASSGEHHNSAEIISRIRADQQDNTGQSIC, via the coding sequence ATGCAGGAACACGGAAAAATAATTAAATGTGACGGAAGAGAAGCCGTTGTCGAAATCGAGCAGGGTGAACAATGCAAGCATTGTAACGCCTGTCACATGTTCGGAGAATCAAAAATGCGCCTTACGGCCCATAACGGCATTGATGCACAGCCGGGTGATCACGTCACGGTTGTGGTTGAACCCCGGTTCGTGCTCACGAGTTCTTTTTTGATTTTTATTTTCCCCATCCTTGCCATGATTGCCGGTTATTTTGTCGGACAAACATTCAGCCAAAGCCCTGATGAAAGGTTCGGTATTTTGGGCGCATTTGCCGGTTTGCTGATGGCGCTCGGATTTAACCGAATGGTAAACCGAACCGCGTCATCCGGAGAACACCATAACAGTGCAGAAATCATCTCCCGGATTCGGGCGGATCAACAGGACAATACAGGACAATCCATATGCTGA
- the porU gene encoding type IX secretion system sortase PorU, whose translation MLKNIFFICAFIGFTCLYAAQVKPVRVISSSPTQLSLEINIQNWSMDSITTDNAIYQSLSFPGAQHDQPPGAPDIPSLVIPVGVPAQGQININIANTQSQRLDPVQLAPAPRSEVHNQDVSWSYNPDPEIYNRSEFAPNTLINRPDTRRLRSIRYVPIRVYLLQYNPKTQNLRRYNRITLTITFPQTGQSTKPAAYDEQLDNLLINYDQARLWAATPQQRLEKAQTQLFHGSDWYKITISGNGGGGMENMYKLTGKILKDKGVPVESIDPATLQLFNNGGRMLNRDIVNAVNDTLIENPIKIVGAKDGRLDDNDYILFYGRSLEGVAYDSVQNRLFHYIHRFDYDNAFWLTYGKQTGKRMQQKSSLPTQGLDPQPAFRDLVWIEEERHNIYNSGTIWLGRELSREVSSWSVNFDLHNPLNSEPTQARVSLAPTSGQNETYRFYMNGNSIGSTQTSGTGLYLRELEYDAQGTLMDAENTFTLSYVAASNASFAYVNWVELEFGRTFTAKDNKLFFRGPLGNQTAAFELEGFDKQNISIFDVTDMNTAQIIPESQNGSIRFADNAGETRLKRYLALSPDDYAEIEPENIESVDVQHLRSERNIDFIIITYKDFYQQALELESLRENWDPDDRLETEVVQYASIVNEFGWGISDPEAVRRFLAWAQMHWNQPGYVLLFGDGHFDYKNILRHDTPNLIPPYEIDGVLETSSRVSDDWFAYTSGQEQGMQMAVGRLCVTSVDEAQAVVDKIVSYETDPPYEEWMNRITFLADDELIANGKSSGVDFVHMGQSEQLSRFHTPEVFNQKKVYLVDYPAVPSASVSGVTKPAASQALLEQINRGTLILNFIGHGNDNLLTHERVFKRSDHFDQVRNDNRLALWVAATCEFAYWDQPFEQSFAEDLVNARGRGALALIGSARLAFASPNAAFNYNLFDNIFVNYKETGHTTRLGDAVLLSKLEMSTGFYKENTEKFLLLGDPTLRLQAPQHQAVIDDLAPDSIKALGKTSLSGHIEQNGSIWPDFSGNMLVRVMDTQIQKSYHNPELDRTTSYLKPGNTLFNGQVTVENGRFDVNFIVPKDISYGGDQAKISLYFWNHETSGAGIRNNLVVSQKAVDLEDQKGPEMHLHFGDPNFISGDLVSQNPTLHVELADSISGINTAGSIGHQITMTLNDNFNQSTDLTEYFKYDEGSFVNGSLEYPIFELEPGEHSMTVKAWDNSNNSSVTTTYFTVIHEKKLEIKNVVTWPNPMRESCTFRFQLSQNAEVSIKIYTLAGRMVQAFDALPMRAGYNVFPITWDGTDRDNSRLANGVYLYRITAKTKQQEKNKTAHNIGKLIIAR comes from the coding sequence ATGCTGAAAAATATATTTTTCATTTGTGCATTCATCGGTTTTACTTGCCTTTACGCTGCTCAGGTCAAGCCGGTCCGTGTGATTTCCAGCTCTCCGACGCAGCTCTCGCTTGAAATCAATATCCAAAACTGGTCTATGGATTCAATCACAACAGACAATGCCATCTATCAGTCTTTGTCTTTTCCCGGAGCCCAACATGATCAGCCTCCGGGCGCACCCGACATCCCGTCGCTGGTGATTCCCGTCGGCGTGCCCGCACAGGGACAGATCAACATCAATATCGCAAACACGCAATCACAACGCCTTGATCCCGTTCAATTGGCGCCGGCGCCTCGCTCCGAGGTCCATAACCAGGATGTCAGTTGGTCCTACAATCCCGACCCTGAAATCTATAACCGTTCCGAATTCGCGCCCAACACCCTGATAAACAGGCCGGACACCCGCAGACTGCGATCCATACGCTATGTCCCCATCAGAGTCTATCTCTTACAGTACAATCCCAAAACTCAAAATCTCAGGCGCTACAACCGAATCACTCTGACTATCACCTTTCCACAAACCGGGCAATCTACCAAACCCGCCGCTTATGACGAACAACTCGACAATCTGCTCATCAATTACGATCAGGCCAGGCTCTGGGCCGCAACCCCGCAACAGAGACTTGAGAAAGCTCAAACCCAACTGTTCCATGGCAGCGACTGGTACAAAATCACCATCTCCGGCAACGGCGGCGGTGGTATGGAAAATATGTACAAACTCACCGGCAAAATCCTCAAAGACAAGGGCGTGCCCGTTGAATCTATTGATCCCGCCACTCTGCAGCTGTTTAACAACGGCGGCCGTATGCTCAACCGGGACATTGTCAACGCCGTCAATGACACCCTGATCGAAAATCCCATCAAAATTGTCGGCGCTAAAGACGGGCGTCTGGATGACAACGACTATATCCTCTTTTACGGGCGGTCCCTGGAAGGCGTTGCTTACGATTCGGTTCAAAACCGGCTCTTCCATTACATCCACCGCTTTGATTATGACAATGCCTTTTGGCTTACCTACGGCAAACAAACCGGAAAACGCATGCAGCAAAAATCCTCGCTGCCCACACAGGGTCTCGATCCGCAACCCGCCTTTCGCGATCTGGTCTGGATCGAAGAAGAACGGCACAACATTTACAACTCGGGTACCATCTGGCTGGGACGCGAACTTTCCCGGGAAGTGAGTTCCTGGTCCGTCAACTTTGATCTCCACAATCCGCTCAACAGCGAACCAACCCAGGCCAGGGTCTCCCTCGCTCCAACATCCGGTCAAAATGAAACCTACCGGTTCTACATGAACGGAAACTCGATCGGCAGCACGCAAACCAGCGGAACCGGGCTCTATCTCAGAGAACTCGAATATGACGCACAGGGCACCCTGATGGACGCTGAAAACACCTTTACGCTCAGCTACGTGGCCGCTTCGAACGCCTCATTTGCCTATGTCAACTGGGTCGAACTTGAATTCGGCAGGACCTTTACCGCAAAAGACAACAAACTTTTTTTCAGAGGGCCCCTTGGAAACCAAACCGCAGCTTTTGAACTCGAGGGATTTGACAAACAAAACATCAGCATCTTTGACGTCACGGACATGAACACGGCGCAGATTATTCCGGAATCTCAAAACGGAAGCATACGGTTTGCAGACAATGCCGGTGAAACCAGGCTGAAACGCTATCTTGCCCTCTCACCGGACGACTATGCGGAAATCGAACCCGAAAACATTGAATCTGTCGACGTGCAGCACCTGCGCAGCGAACGCAATATTGACTTTATCATTATCACATACAAAGACTTTTACCAGCAGGCCCTGGAGCTGGAAAGCTTGCGTGAAAACTGGGACCCGGATGACCGGCTCGAAACCGAGGTCGTCCAATATGCCTCCATTGTCAATGAATTCGGGTGGGGCATTTCCGATCCCGAAGCTGTGCGGCGTTTTCTTGCCTGGGCACAAATGCACTGGAACCAGCCCGGATACGTCCTGCTTTTCGGAGACGGTCACTTTGATTATAAAAACATACTCAGACACGATACCCCCAACCTGATACCGCCGTATGAAATTGACGGGGTTCTTGAGACCTCCTCTCGTGTATCGGATGACTGGTTCGCTTATACGAGCGGCCAGGAACAGGGCATGCAGATGGCTGTCGGGCGGCTGTGCGTCACCTCTGTGGACGAAGCCCAGGCCGTGGTCGACAAGATCGTAAGCTATGAAACCGATCCGCCCTATGAAGAATGGATGAACCGCATCACCTTTCTTGCCGACGACGAACTCATTGCCAACGGCAAATCCTCAGGGGTGGATTTTGTGCATATGGGGCAAAGCGAGCAATTGTCACGTTTCCATACCCCCGAGGTATTCAATCAGAAAAAAGTTTACCTTGTCGATTATCCGGCCGTGCCCTCCGCCAGCGTCAGCGGTGTGACCAAACCCGCCGCCAGTCAGGCGCTTTTGGAACAGATCAATCGCGGCACCTTGATCCTCAATTTTATCGGACACGGCAATGACAACCTGTTAACGCATGAGCGCGTGTTCAAACGTTCCGATCACTTTGATCAGGTGCGCAACGACAATCGACTGGCACTCTGGGTGGCCGCCACCTGCGAGTTTGCCTATTGGGATCAGCCGTTTGAACAGAGCTTTGCCGAGGACCTGGTCAATGCGCGCGGACGCGGCGCACTGGCTCTGATTGGATCCGCGCGTCTGGCGTTTGCTTCGCCCAACGCGGCATTCAATTACAACTTGTTTGACAATATATTTGTGAATTATAAAGAAACCGGGCACACAACCCGACTGGGTGATGCGGTTCTGTTGTCAAAACTCGAAATGTCTACCGGCTTTTATAAAGAAAACACTGAAAAATTTCTATTGCTGGGCGATCCGACGTTGCGCCTGCAGGCGCCGCAGCACCAGGCAGTCATCGACGACCTCGCGCCCGACAGCATCAAAGCTCTGGGCAAAACATCCCTGTCCGGACACATCGAACAAAACGGCAGTATCTGGCCCGATTTCAGCGGTAACATGCTGGTGCGCGTCATGGACACGCAAATTCAAAAATCCTATCACAACCCGGAACTCGATCGCACAACCTCCTATCTCAAACCCGGAAACACCCTGTTCAACGGCCAGGTCACCGTCGAAAACGGCCGGTTTGACGTCAATTTCATCGTGCCCAAAGACATCTCGTACGGCGGCGACCAGGCCAAAATCTCTTTGTATTTCTGGAACCATGAAACCTCCGGCGCCGGTATCCGAAACAACCTTGTGGTCAGTCAGAAGGCAGTTGATCTTGAAGACCAAAAAGGACCTGAAATGCATTTGCACTTTGGCGACCCTAATTTTATCAGCGGCGATCTGGTCTCGCAGAATCCAACCCTGCATGTCGAACTCGCTGATTCCATCAGCGGCATCAATACCGCCGGATCCATCGGCCATCAGATCACCATGACCCTTAATGACAATTTCAACCAGTCCACGGATCTCACCGAATACTTTAAATACGATGAGGGCAGCTTTGTCAACGGTTCCCTGGAATACCCCATATTTGAACTCGAACCCGGCGAACACAGCATGACCGTCAAAGCCTGGGACAATTCCAACAACTCGTCTGTGACTACAACCTATTTTACAGTGATTCATGAGAAAAAACTGGAAATCAAAAACGTTGTCACCTGGCCCAATCCCATGCGCGAATCCTGTACCTTTCGCTTTCAACTCAGCCAGAACGCCGAGGTCTCGATTAAAATCTATACCCTGGCCGGCAGGATGGTGCAAGCATTCGACGCGCTTCCCATGCGCGCCGGATACAATGTTTTTCCTATAACATGGGACGGAACCGACCGCGACAACAGCAGACTGGCCAATGGCGTCTATCTCTATCGGATCACAGCAAAAACAAAACAGCAGGAAAAAAACAAAACCGCTCACAACATCGGAAAGCTGATTATCGCCCGCTGA
- a CDS encoding aldo/keto reductase → MSFQNVDRRDFIKTALAGLVLGADLLAAQEPGPEGIPVRPLGNTGEKVSIIGIGGWDIAAVPDKDEAISLMHEAIDLGVTFFDNCWEYQQGGSETLMGKALSTENRRDKVFLMTKVCARDYNGAKQQLEDSLRRLQTDHLDLWQFHGIKWDDDPDLIFDPEQGAIAAALEAREAGKIRYIGFSGHKHPNYHLRMLEKPFQWDTVQMPVNVLDAHYHSFQKQVLPVAVDQGVSVLGMKGLAAQNGIIVRRLGLSAEQARRYSLSLPISTLICGIQSQYNLHQDVNIARNFKPMTEEEIQKIYSVVKEDALDGRLEQYKIGNYGCDWHHENRM, encoded by the coding sequence ATGTCTTTCCAAAATGTGGATCGTCGTGATTTTATCAAGACTGCATTAGCAGGGTTGGTGCTTGGGGCAGATCTTCTTGCTGCACAGGAACCGGGGCCGGAAGGAATTCCTGTCAGACCGTTGGGAAACACCGGGGAAAAAGTGTCCATTATCGGGATAGGCGGCTGGGATATTGCCGCGGTTCCTGATAAGGATGAAGCCATTTCGCTCATGCATGAAGCCATCGATCTCGGAGTGACCTTTTTTGACAATTGCTGGGAGTACCAGCAGGGCGGCTCTGAAACCCTGATGGGCAAGGCGTTGTCAACCGAAAATCGCCGCGACAAGGTGTTTTTAATGACCAAGGTTTGCGCCCGTGATTACAACGGAGCGAAACAGCAGCTTGAGGACAGTCTAAGGCGACTGCAGACGGATCATCTGGACTTGTGGCAGTTTCATGGCATCAAATGGGATGATGATCCGGACTTGATTTTTGATCCGGAACAGGGTGCAATTGCTGCGGCTCTGGAGGCGCGCGAAGCGGGCAAAATCCGATACATTGGCTTTTCAGGTCACAAGCATCCGAACTACCATCTCCGAATGCTCGAGAAACCCTTTCAATGGGATACGGTGCAAATGCCTGTGAATGTTTTGGATGCTCATTATCACAGCTTTCAAAAGCAGGTGCTGCCGGTGGCTGTTGATCAGGGAGTCAGTGTTTTGGGGATGAAAGGGCTGGCTGCTCAGAACGGCATCATTGTCCGACGACTTGGACTTTCAGCAGAGCAGGCGCGTCGATACAGTCTCTCTCTGCCGATCAGTACCTTGATTTGCGGTATCCAGTCTCAATATAATTTGCATCAGGATGTAAACATCGCCCGGAATTTCAAGCCCATGACTGAAGAAGAGATTCAGAAAATATATTCAGTCGTGAAGGAGGATGCACTGGATGGACGTTTGGAACAATACAAAATCGGAAATTACGGCTGCGACTGGCATCACGAAAATCGCATGTGA
- a CDS encoding 4a-hydroxytetrahydrobiopterin dehydratase, translated as MINRNDIKDQLDLLEWKLSNNAIEKTYIFKDFKSALEFVNQVGQLAEESDHHPNILMHDWNKVTVTATTHSEGGVTDKDIDLAKRINEKT; from the coding sequence ATGATTAACAGGAATGATATTAAAGACCAACTTGATCTTTTGGAGTGGAAGTTGTCGAATAATGCTATAGAGAAAACCTATATTTTTAAAGATTTCAAATCCGCTTTGGAATTTGTTAATCAGGTCGGTCAACTTGCCGAAGAGTCGGACCATCATCCCAATATTTTAATGCACGACTGGAACAAAGTGACTGTTACAGCCACAACTCATAGTGAAGGTGGAGTGACGGATAAAGATATTGATCTGGCAAAAAGGATCAATGAAAAAACATAA
- a CDS encoding solute:sodium symporter family transporter, which yields MSNMAFGLTDGIIFLAFFGFVVAFSMWKSRKGKTGEDYFLAGRGLIWPLIGLSMIAANISTEQFVGMSGQGAGQAGLAIASYEWMAAITMVITAIFLLPHFLKAGIYTFPEFLEYRYSPLARNLMAFYTMLIYVFVLVASVLYSGGLTIETLFHGAQPFGIEVTLTKAVWLVGIIAAIYTVWGGLKGIAWADLFFGSSLIIGGFIILFIGLDKVGGVGSFYEANHEKMHMILPADHPVLPWTALVFGLWIPNFYYWSVNQFITQRTLAAKSLKEGQFGVLFAAFLKLITPFIIVIPGIIAFQLFRNEMTGPDATTDAAFPLIIRNIIPTGLRGFIFAAVGGAVMSSLASMLNSASTIFTMDLFKRFINTNPSHKTVVWTGRTSTLIFLLIGCLIAPVLSNPALKGIFTYIQEFQGFISPGILAAFAFGLLFKKAPKQAGVAALILNPVIYGLLLVFFGQLPVFSSVNIAEVAFLNRMAITFIIIVIIMGFITWRNPLEKPMVMPERKDFDAAVAPGVKRLGAVIIIIVIALYIIFW from the coding sequence ATGAGTAATATGGCCTTTGGATTAACAGATGGCATCATCTTTCTTGCCTTTTTCGGGTTCGTTGTAGCTTTTAGTATGTGGAAAAGTCGTAAAGGAAAAACCGGTGAAGATTACTTTCTGGCCGGGAGAGGATTGATCTGGCCGTTAATCGGTTTGTCCATGATTGCCGCCAATATTTCGACAGAACAATTTGTCGGTATGTCCGGCCAGGGGGCGGGTCAGGCGGGATTGGCGATTGCCAGTTACGAATGGATGGCCGCTATTACTATGGTCATTACAGCTATTTTCCTTCTGCCGCATTTTTTAAAGGCCGGAATTTATACATTTCCAGAATTTCTGGAATACCGTTATTCCCCTCTTGCCAGAAACCTGATGGCGTTTTATACCATGCTGATCTATGTTTTTGTGCTCGTGGCTTCCGTTCTCTACTCGGGGGGATTAACCATAGAAACCTTATTTCACGGCGCACAACCGTTTGGAATTGAAGTAACTCTGACCAAAGCTGTCTGGCTTGTTGGGATAATCGCTGCGATTTACACAGTATGGGGCGGCCTAAAAGGTATTGCCTGGGCAGATCTATTTTTCGGGTCCAGCCTGATAATCGGCGGTTTTATCATTCTGTTCATAGGTTTGGACAAAGTGGGAGGAGTCGGGAGTTTCTATGAAGCAAATCATGAAAAAATGCATATGATTCTTCCCGCGGACCATCCTGTGCTTCCTTGGACCGCCCTTGTATTCGGATTATGGATTCCAAATTTTTACTATTGGAGTGTGAATCAATTTATCACACAACGAACACTGGCAGCCAAAAGTTTGAAAGAAGGGCAGTTTGGAGTTTTGTTTGCCGCCTTTTTAAAACTCATCACGCCGTTTATCATCGTAATACCGGGCATTATCGCTTTTCAATTGTTTAGAAATGAAATGACCGGACCAGACGCGACAACCGATGCCGCTTTTCCGCTTATTATTCGAAACATTATTCCTACCGGCCTTAGGGGATTTATCTTTGCAGCGGTCGGTGGAGCGGTAATGAGTTCTCTAGCTTCCATGTTAAATTCTGCTTCTACAATATTTACCATGGATTTGTTTAAAAGATTTATCAATACCAATCCGTCGCATAAAACAGTTGTCTGGACCGGCCGTACTTCAACCTTGATATTCCTGCTTATCGGTTGTTTGATTGCTCCGGTTTTGAGCAATCCTGCATTAAAGGGTATTTTCACGTATATACAGGAATTTCAAGGATTTATTTCTCCAGGTATTTTGGCGGCATTTGCCTTTGGGCTTTTGTTTAAAAAAGCGCCAAAACAGGCAGGCGTTGCAGCCTTGATTTTAAATCCAGTCATTTATGGATTGCTGCTTGTCTTTTTCGGTCAGCTCCCGGTGTTTAGTTCGGTTAATATTGCCGAAGTGGCGTTTTTGAACAGAATGGCTATTACGTTTATTATCATTGTAATTATTATGGGTTTCATTACATGGCGCAACCCCCTTGAAAAACCAATGGTAATGCCGGAACGAAAAGACTTTGATGCCGCGGTCGCTCCAGGAGTTAAACGCTTAGGCGCAGTTATTATTATTATAGTCATCGCCCTTTACATTATTTTCTGGTAA
- a CDS encoding galactokinase, with protein sequence MKDKKTFITTFRQHFDAEPRIFCAPGRVNLIGEHTDYNDGFVFPMAIGHYTTIAVAPRTDRKLYLISHNLNEKATVDLTKNEPAGKWHDYIAGIAAMLEQKGVRIPGANLYIYSDVPVGAGLSSSAALEISSALALLSTSGKTIPNRELALLGQRAENQFVGMNCGIMDQFISVHGEQDHALFLDCRTLDYQQVPLPSDHVRIVICNTMVKHELGASEYNNRRAECEKGVSILKNDFPDIKALRDVSLSQFIASQDKLPPVVQKRCRHVITENERTEQSIQALETGDLVLFGDLMNGSHDSLRDDYAVSCKELDMMVDLARHIKGVLGARMTGGGFGGCTVNLVKKENADQFCKQISKAYKDKTDLTPDIYVSIPAQGAFEWK encoded by the coding sequence TTGAAAGACAAAAAAACATTTATCACAACATTCAGACAGCATTTTGACGCCGAACCGAGAATATTTTGCGCCCCCGGCCGAGTGAACCTGATCGGAGAACATACCGATTACAATGACGGGTTTGTTTTTCCCATGGCTATCGGTCATTACACCACTATCGCTGTGGCTCCCCGGACGGATCGGAAACTCTATCTGATCTCCCATAACCTAAATGAAAAAGCCACAGTGGATCTGACTAAAAACGAGCCTGCTGGCAAGTGGCATGATTACATTGCCGGCATTGCGGCCATGCTGGAACAGAAAGGCGTCCGTATACCGGGCGCCAATCTGTATATTTACAGTGACGTGCCGGTTGGCGCGGGACTGTCTTCATCGGCAGCGCTTGAAATCTCAAGCGCCCTGGCCTTGCTGTCCACATCGGGCAAGACTATACCGAACAGAGAACTGGCATTGCTCGGCCAGCGCGCTGAAAATCAGTTCGTCGGCATGAACTGCGGCATTATGGATCAGTTTATTTCAGTTCACGGCGAACAGGACCACGCTTTGTTTCTGGACTGCCGCACCCTCGATTATCAACAGGTACCCCTTCCTTCGGATCATGTGCGTATCGTTATCTGCAACACCATGGTCAAACATGAATTGGGAGCCTCGGAATACAACAATCGACGGGCTGAATGCGAAAAAGGTGTCAGTATTTTGAAAAATGATTTTCCTGACATTAAAGCCCTGCGCGATGTATCGCTCAGTCAGTTTATTGCGTCCCAGGACAAGTTGCCTCCCGTTGTGCAAAAACGCTGCCGTCATGTCATTACAGAGAATGAAAGAACCGAGCAATCCATTCAAGCGCTCGAAACGGGGGATCTGGTTTTATTCGGAGATTTGATGAACGGTTCACACGACAGCTTGCGAGATGACTATGCCGTCAGCTGCAAAGAACTCGATATGATGGTCGATCTTGCACGGCATATAAAAGGTGTGCTCGGCGCGAGAATGACCGGAGGCGGCTTTGGCGGTTGTACAGTCAATCTGGTAAAAAAGGAAAATGCTGACCAATTTTGCAAACAAATCAGCAAAGCCTATAAAGACAAAACCGATTTAACCCCCGATATCTATGTCTCGATACCGGCGCAAGGGGCTTTTGAGTGGAAATAG
- a CDS encoding HAD-IA family hydrolase yields MSDRQKTVTNAPHTRFDYIIFDLGGVLVEYQRSPSILEYTESPLTKEDLSWWWQRSSTVIRFEKGEISETEFSEKSINELNLQVSTEKFLDWFASSFKGLLPGVSDIIMQLSQTHQLATISNVNKVFWDKFEKTDIYTFFSRRFLSFELGIRKPDLELYKIVLQTLKAPPHRLLYFDDLYENIDAAKTLGIQSYVAKNVKDIIKIAEKFDLLNN; encoded by the coding sequence ATGTCCGACAGACAAAAGACTGTAACAAACGCACCTCACACTCGCTTTGATTACATTATATTCGACCTTGGCGGTGTCCTGGTCGAATACCAAAGGTCTCCCTCAATACTGGAATACACTGAATCCCCGCTTACAAAAGAAGACCTCTCGTGGTGGTGGCAGCGCTCATCAACGGTTATCCGGTTTGAAAAAGGCGAAATAAGTGAAACCGAGTTTTCAGAAAAATCAATCAATGAACTCAACCTCCAGGTCAGTACAGAAAAGTTTTTAGATTGGTTTGCTTCCAGCTTTAAAGGACTTTTACCCGGCGTATCGGACATTATAATGCAGTTAAGTCAAACACACCAGCTCGCCACCATTTCCAATGTTAACAAAGTATTTTGGGATAAATTTGAAAAAACAGATATTTACACCTTTTTTTCAAGGCGCTTTCTCTCATTTGAACTGGGTATCCGCAAACCTGATTTGGAACTCTATAAAATCGTTTTACAAACTCTAAAGGCCCCCCCCCATCGTCTTTTATACTTTGACGATTTGTACGAAAATATTGATGCCGCAAAAACACTGGGGATTCAAAGTTACGTTGCAAAAAACGTTAAAGATATCATAAAAATTGCAGAAAAATTTGATCTGTTAAACAATTAA
- a CDS encoding DUF362 domain-containing protein produces MNENHKSKVALVYCDSYDENRLYSAVKQGIDLLGGFEQYINPNDKVLLKPNILVGDPPAKASATHPQVFRAVARLLLETHPNVAYGDSPAIGSCGQMKRAGFHKIGTELGLHLADFDQGQDVKFPDSPFTKSFKIANGVLESDALISISKLKTHQLSRITGAVKNQFGCIPGLLKTEYHLWIPNAYDFCKMLVTLNLLIQPKLYIMDGITAMQGNGPRGGEPVPMNTLLFSNDPIALDATAARLVALNPEHVTTSGPGEEWGLGTWKKDQIELLGHPFDALYNPDFDIPRKPVSSVTRTGRISFIKNWISPRPVIDSERCVRCGMCVRACPVSPKAVDWQDDDKKPPLYNYKRCIRCFCCQEICPEQAITVRTPWLGRLLFRR; encoded by the coding sequence ATGAATGAAAACCATAAATCCAAAGTTGCGCTTGTCTATTGCGACAGCTATGATGAAAACAGGCTGTATTCCGCGGTAAAGCAAGGCATTGATCTTTTAGGCGGATTTGAGCAATATATCAATCCGAACGATAAAGTTCTGTTAAAACCGAATATTTTGGTGGGAGACCCGCCTGCAAAAGCTTCCGCGACACATCCACAAGTCTTCCGTGCAGTGGCCAGACTGCTGCTTGAAACACATCCAAACGTCGCCTATGGTGACTCGCCGGCCATTGGCAGCTGCGGGCAAATGAAACGCGCCGGATTTCATAAAATCGGTACTGAACTGGGATTGCATCTTGCGGATTTTGATCAGGGTCAGGACGTTAAATTTCCGGACTCTCCATTCACCAAATCATTTAAAATCGCAAACGGGGTCCTTGAATCGGACGCTTTGATCAGTATCAGTAAATTGAAAACACATCAGCTTTCGCGTATCACAGGCGCTGTCAAGAACCAGTTCGGCTGCATACCCGGTCTGCTAAAAACAGAATATCATCTTTGGATTCCAAATGCTTATGACTTTTGCAAAATGTTGGTGACCCTAAATCTGTTGATCCAACCCAAACTTTACATCATGGATGGAATCACAGCAATGCAGGGAAACGGCCCGAGGGGCGGTGAACCAGTTCCGATGAATACTCTGCTCTTTTCAAATGACCCCATCGCTCTGGATGCAACCGCTGCCCGCCTGGTGGCTCTCAATCCGGAGCATGTCACAACATCCGGCCCGGGTGAAGAATGGGGTTTGGGTACCTGGAAAAAAGATCAAATTGAATTATTGGGACATCCTTTCGATGCCTTGTACAATCCGGACTTTGATATTCCGCGCAAACCGGTCTCCTCTGTAACCCGAACGGGACGGATTTCTTTTATCAAAAACTGGATTTCCCCGCGACCGGTCATTGATTCGGAACGCTGTGTGCGCTGCGGTATGTGTGTCAGAGCCTGCCCGGTTTCACCGAAAGCTGTAGACTGGCAAGACGATGATAAAAAACCGCCACTCTACAATTACAAGCGCTGTATTCGTTGTTTCTGCTGTCAGGAGATATGTCCCGAACAGGCGATAACAGTGAGGACCCCCTGGCTGGGCCGATTGCTTTTCAGACGATGA